GCTGGACGTACACTGTACGACCGAGAAAACACATGACACGCAGATCGGCTGGCAGGTCGCCGTCCGCAACGCGGGCGACCTGCACAGCCTCGCCGCCGACAAGGGTTACGACTGGCAGGAATTCCGCGAGAAATTACGCGAAGAGGGCGTAAGACCGCTGATCAAACACCGAGAGTTCCGCCCCATCGATCACGCGCATAACGCGCGGATCGATGCGGCTGCCTACGGCCAACGAGCACTCTCAGAAACAGTATTTTCCACGATCAAACGCACGCTCGGCCACGCCGTGCGTGCCCGAGCGTGGTACCGCGAATTCCGTGAAATTGTCCTGATGTGTTCAGTCTACAACATCAAACGGAGCGTCACCCACCCAAATTAAGCTACGTATGGCGATTCACCAGAGCCAA
Above is a window of Natranaeroarchaeum aerophilus DNA encoding:
- a CDS encoding IS5 family transposase encodes the protein ELPDHSTLVKWFDRITMAVWRVLLRLSAQEHEPSGHAAIDSTYFDRENASKHYCRRTNYRVQTLKTTALVDTDSQAVLDVHCTTEKTHDTQIGWQVAVRNAGDLHSLAADKGYDWQEFREKLREEGVRPLIKHREFRPIDHAHNARIDAAAYGQRALSETVFSTIKRTLGHAVRARAWYREFREIVLMCSVYNIKRSVTHPN